The Allochromatium tepidum genome has a window encoding:
- a CDS encoding glycosyltransferase, whose translation MPAQDSSSDQRPIAVFASFSGAGGVERMLINLLHGFVALGERVELVLIRDESPHLAHCPEAVERVRLRARHTLPAVPELARYLRARRPRALLAAKDRAGRAAVLARALSGVDTRLVLRLGTNLSTAMAERSAVERRLRYWPIRRLYPALDRIVAVSEGVAEDTARIARIPRARIEVIRNPVITPSLYEAASAPCPHPWLAPGQPPVLMGAGRFQRQKDFPTLIRAFARVRAERDCRLMILGEGGGRAGLEALIAELGLSADVALPGFQPQLPAYLARAALFVLSSAWEGSPNVLTEALALGVPVVSTDCPSGPSEILAGGRHGPLVSVGDVEALASAMLETLAHPHPASELRAAVAEYEWMHSARAYLEALGVSASV comes from the coding sequence ATGCCCGCTCAGGACTCATCAAGCGACCAGCGCCCGATCGCCGTCTTCGCCTCCTTCTCGGGCGCGGGCGGGGTCGAGCGCATGCTGATCAACCTGCTGCATGGATTCGTCGCGCTGGGCGAGCGGGTGGAGCTGGTGCTGATCCGTGACGAGAGTCCGCATCTGGCGCACTGTCCGGAAGCGGTCGAACGGGTGCGGCTGCGCGCGCGCCATACGCTGCCGGCGGTGCCCGAGCTGGCGCGCTATCTGCGCGCGAGACGACCACGCGCCCTGCTGGCGGCCAAGGATCGTGCCGGACGTGCGGCCGTGCTGGCGCGCGCCCTGAGCGGCGTCGACACGCGGCTGGTGCTGCGGCTCGGGACCAATCTCTCGACCGCCATGGCCGAGCGTAGTGCCGTCGAACGCCGGCTGCGCTACTGGCCGATCCGGCGGCTCTATCCGGCGCTCGATCGCATCGTCGCCGTCTCCGAGGGCGTGGCCGAGGACACGGCGCGCATCGCCCGGATTCCGCGAGCGCGGATCGAGGTCATCCGCAATCCCGTCATCACACCGAGTCTGTATGAAGCGGCGTCCGCTCCCTGTCCGCATCCCTGGCTGGCGCCCGGACAGCCGCCGGTCCTCATGGGCGCGGGGCGTTTTCAGCGTCAGAAGGACTTCCCGACCCTGATCCGCGCCTTCGCCCGCGTCCGGGCCGAGCGCGACTGTCGGCTGATGATCCTGGGCGAGGGCGGAGGGCGCGCCGGGCTGGAGGCGCTGATCGCCGAGCTGGGCCTGAGCGCCGATGTCGCCCTGCCGGGATTCCAGCCCCAGCTTCCGGCCTATCTGGCGCGCGCGGCGCTATTCGTGCTTTCATCGGCCTGGGAAGGCTCGCCGAACGTGCTCACCGAGGCGCTGGCGCTGGGCGTGCCCGTGGTCTCGACCGACTGCCCGAGCGGTCCGTCCGAGATCCTGGCCGGCGGGCGTCATGGGCCGCTGGTATCCGTGGGCGATGTCGAGGCGCTGGCCTCGGCCATGCTGGAGACGCTGGCACATCCGCACCCGGCGTCCGAATTGCGCGCCGCCGTGGCCGAGTACGAATGGATGCACAGCGCGCGGGCCTATCTGGAGGCGCTGGGCGTATCGGCGTCGGTCTGA
- a CDS encoding trypsin-like serine protease, producing the protein MDRNTLTGILIPVVLLVASGAVSAAEVFPQQNAVDQAPSAPTSMPAMTAQQLTSRVGRPPSSAAATLALTDEEREQLNREATAAVASGKPFKVGAVKPVAIDVDLKPIDVKAMGDQTYSFADGLVRRSEGELHWMIRLDATGSAGTRLLLDNIRLPDGAKIHVYNDAGDLRSYSNVGERLWTHSFAGEQLYIQVEVTEADSDDVRFTIASAMLRHPLPRELCPHNAPCVEDASCFNPIDWPEIDKARKAVAYINFIDDGWGYACSGGLLADTDPETTIPYFLTADHCVSNPDVAATVEAWFDYRTPGCHSGCQPVPSGTFSTLGATLIRHSAVDDHSLLVLDELPPEDAWYLGWTSTPVAWSDGATLFRLSHPQGSPQAFSTHRVDAGTDPTEYCGVTTMPRGAYIFSRNAMGATEPGSSGAPVLTASGQVVGQLYGSCGSNIDDVCDSVSNTTVDGAFANYYQWVKPWLDPDVNNLPLSVQKVGGGNGRVTATKIRMSDEATQALTPTPPDGPVQSQPEWPWQARLSISTWRLNGDWTCGGSVVHPNWILTAAHCVVDDIGDGRFTTVAPSAIEVRTGSSRPDCGGQVSRVKRIVKHPAFDPVTGNNDIALLELKTPVWAEPIRPVTCEREEELACIRTRSRITGWGTEEMCETSGYPMTVLKSQEAVIESPNDCRRTYEGAGRNIRITSNMICASSTPANGACQLEDGSPLVVSNQRGGYVQAGIASWSRPNRPNLINRMADPNDYTDRINDCGNAPRHAVYTRLANYVDWMETTTGMDFSSDVGPGVIDCGGVCVGQYAKDTRVTLEARPDHGSFFDGWQGACSGKDSICEVSMSQAQSVKALFRPMQPRSLCATCTR; encoded by the coding sequence ATGGACAGAAACACGCTGACCGGGATATTGATTCCGGTCGTCCTGCTGGTCGCCTCGGGGGCCGTGTCGGCGGCGGAGGTTTTTCCGCAGCAGAACGCCGTCGATCAGGCGCCGTCCGCCCCGACCTCCATGCCCGCGATGACGGCGCAACAGCTCACAAGCCGCGTCGGACGCCCCCCATCGTCTGCGGCCGCCACGCTCGCGCTCACGGACGAAGAACGCGAGCAGTTGAACCGGGAGGCTACGGCGGCGGTTGCCTCGGGCAAGCCGTTCAAGGTCGGGGCCGTCAAGCCCGTGGCCATCGATGTCGATCTCAAGCCCATCGACGTAAAAGCCATGGGCGATCAGACCTACTCCTTCGCCGATGGTCTGGTGCGCCGATCCGAGGGCGAACTGCACTGGATGATCCGGCTCGATGCGACCGGCTCGGCGGGAACGCGGCTGTTGCTCGATAACATCCGGCTGCCGGACGGTGCCAAGATCCACGTCTACAACGACGCCGGCGACCTGCGCAGCTATTCCAACGTCGGCGAGCGTCTGTGGACGCACAGCTTCGCCGGCGAACAGCTCTACATCCAGGTCGAGGTCACGGAAGCGGACTCGGACGATGTGCGCTTCACCATTGCCTCGGCCATGCTGCGTCACCCGCTGCCGCGCGAACTCTGCCCCCACAATGCGCCCTGTGTCGAGGACGCTTCCTGCTTCAATCCCATCGACTGGCCGGAGATCGACAAGGCGCGCAAGGCCGTGGCCTACATCAACTTCATCGATGACGGCTGGGGCTATGCCTGTAGCGGTGGGTTGCTCGCCGATACCGACCCCGAGACGACCATTCCCTATTTTCTGACGGCTGATCATTGCGTGAGCAATCCCGATGTCGCCGCCACGGTCGAAGCCTGGTTCGACTATCGCACCCCAGGCTGCCACAGCGGTTGTCAGCCGGTGCCCTCGGGCACCTTCAGTACGCTGGGCGCGACACTGATCCGGCACTCGGCGGTGGATGACCACAGTCTGCTGGTCCTCGACGAGCTGCCGCCCGAGGATGCCTGGTATCTGGGCTGGACCAGTACGCCCGTGGCCTGGTCGGATGGTGCCACGCTGTTCCGGCTGAGCCATCCGCAGGGTTCGCCTCAAGCCTTCTCGACGCATCGTGTCGATGCCGGCACGGATCCGACCGAATACTGCGGCGTCACCACCATGCCGCGCGGTGCCTATATCTTCAGCCGCAATGCCATGGGGGCCACAGAGCCGGGCAGCAGCGGCGCCCCGGTACTGACGGCCAGCGGGCAGGTCGTCGGCCAACTCTATGGCAGTTGCGGCTCGAACATCGATGACGTCTGCGATTCGGTCTCCAACACCACGGTCGATGGCGCCTTCGCCAATTACTATCAATGGGTGAAACCCTGGCTGGATCCGGATGTGAACAATCTGCCGCTGAGTGTCCAAAAGGTTGGCGGTGGAAATGGACGGGTGACGGCGACCAAGATTCGGATGAGCGACGAGGCGACGCAGGCGCTCACACCCACGCCGCCGGACGGCCCGGTGCAATCTCAACCCGAATGGCCTTGGCAGGCGCGGCTGAGTATCAGCACCTGGCGTTTGAATGGGGACTGGACGTGCGGCGGCTCGGTGGTCCATCCCAACTGGATTCTGACGGCGGCGCACTGTGTGGTCGATGACATCGGCGATGGGCGCTTCACGACGGTTGCGCCCTCCGCGATCGAGGTACGTACCGGTTCGAGCCGTCCCGACTGCGGCGGTCAGGTGTCCAGGGTCAAGCGCATCGTCAAGCATCCGGCCTTCGATCCGGTCACGGGCAATAACGATATCGCCCTGCTCGAACTCAAGACTCCGGTTTGGGCTGAGCCGATCCGGCCGGTCACCTGCGAGCGTGAGGAAGAGTTGGCCTGTATCCGAACACGCAGCCGCATCACCGGCTGGGGAACGGAAGAGATGTGTGAGACGTCCGGCTATCCGATGACCGTGCTCAAGAGCCAGGAAGCCGTGATCGAGAGTCCCAATGACTGCCGCCGCACGTATGAGGGTGCCGGCAGAAACATCAGGATCACCAGTAACATGATTTGCGCGAGTTCGACACCGGCCAACGGTGCCTGTCAGTTGGAGGATGGCAGTCCGCTGGTCGTGAGCAACCAGCGTGGCGGCTATGTGCAGGCGGGAATCGCGAGCTGGTCGCGTCCGAACCGGCCCAATCTGATCAACAGGATGGCTGATCCCAACGATTACACGGATAGAATCAATGATTGTGGAAACGCACCTCGGCATGCCGTCTATACGCGCTTGGCCAACTATGTCGACTGGATGGAAACGACGACCGGTATGGATTTCAGCTCGGATGTCGGACCGGGCGTGATCGACTGCGGCGGTGTCTGTGTCGGCCAATATGCGAAGGATACGCGCGTGACCCTGGAGGCGCGCCCCGACCACGGCTCATTCTTCGATGGCTGGCAGGGCGCCTGTAGCGGCAAGGACAGCATCTGCGAGGTCAGCATGAGCCAGGCTCAGAGCGTCAAGGCGCTGTTCAGGCCGATGCAGCCGCGTTCGCTGTGCGCAACCTGCACGCGCTGA
- a CDS encoding glycosyltransferase family 2 protein, which yields MSGLPEPVTCDQAPNPAAPPRVADVLVLIPAHNEAATVGAIVREVRRRWGYPVVVIDDCSTDDTAEIARAAGATLLPLPLQLGAWGALQTGLRYAERNGYRLAVTLDADGQHEPAQIGTLVAPVLAGRANVVIGAFPARASPARRLAWHYFRRLTGLDLEDITSGFRAYDARAIRLLASREATLLDYQDVGVLLTLHRHGLRVIEEPVPMQPRLQGVSRVFKSWWTVGNYMLQTSLLCLARVGHGRARDRRTDSDVSG from the coding sequence GTGTCCGGCCTTCCTGAACCCGTAACCTGCGATCAAGCACCAAATCCGGCCGCCCCTCCTCGGGTAGCGGACGTCCTGGTCCTGATCCCGGCCCACAACGAGGCCGCGACCGTCGGCGCCATCGTGCGCGAGGTGCGCCGGCGCTGGGGCTATCCGGTGGTTGTGATCGACGACTGTAGCACCGACGACACAGCCGAGATCGCCCGCGCCGCCGGTGCCACCCTGCTGCCGCTGCCGCTGCAACTGGGCGCCTGGGGCGCGCTCCAGACCGGACTGCGCTATGCCGAGCGCAACGGCTATCGTCTGGCCGTCACCCTCGATGCCGACGGCCAGCACGAGCCGGCCCAGATCGGCACCCTGGTCGCGCCCGTGCTCGCGGGCCGGGCCAACGTCGTGATCGGCGCCTTCCCCGCCCGCGCCAGCCCGGCGCGACGCCTCGCCTGGCACTATTTCCGCCGGCTGACCGGACTCGACCTGGAGGACATCACCTCCGGCTTTCGCGCCTACGACGCACGGGCCATCCGGCTGCTGGCCTCGCGCGAGGCGACCCTGCTCGACTATCAGGACGTCGGCGTGCTCCTGACCCTGCATCGGCACGGTCTGCGCGTGATCGAGGAACCCGTGCCGATGCAACCGCGTCTCCAGGGTGTCTCCAGGGTGTTCAAGTCCTGGTGGACGGTGGGAAACTATATGCTTCAGACCAGTCTGCTCTGTCTGGCGCGCGTCGGCCATGGTCGAGCGCGCGACCGGCGGACGGACTCAGACGTATCAGGATAG
- a CDS encoding DUF2304 domain-containing protein produces the protein MTYQMTSMVIGLTLAAVILWLVRRDHLHGPYAVWWIGAAATVTVLGFFPSVFDRLGGYLGVSYPPMLAMVLGFALLLIKILTMDLERSRQERQIRRLAQRLAMLEAREPPASDPDDRPQAPAS, from the coding sequence ATGACGTATCAAATGACCTCGATGGTGATCGGGCTGACGCTCGCCGCCGTGATCCTGTGGCTGGTGCGCCGCGATCATCTGCACGGCCCCTATGCGGTCTGGTGGATCGGCGCGGCGGCGACCGTCACGGTGCTGGGCTTCTTTCCGAGCGTCTTCGACCGTCTCGGCGGCTATCTGGGCGTCAGCTATCCGCCGATGCTGGCCATGGTGCTGGGCTTCGCCCTACTGCTGATCAAGATCCTGACCATGGACCTGGAGCGCTCGCGTCAGGAGCGTCAGATCCGGCGTCTGGCCCAGCGGCTGGCGATGCTGGAAGCGCGCGAGCCGCCGGCCTCCGATCCGGACGACCGGCCACAGGCCCCCGCCTCCTGA
- a CDS encoding glycosyltransferase: protein MRVLHIGKYFPPFAGGMEHFLADLLPALKAQGIEAAALVHHERSGRHGSRPIAPEDPPVYRAPTYGRLLYAPISPAFPRRLDRLIGELAPDLLHLHLPNTSAFWALALPSARRLPWVVHWHSDVVASTLDRRLSLAYGLYRPFEQALLARAERIIATSPEYLASSPALAPRRERCVVVPLGLDAARIPEPDAASRAQAEALWHSVAPSDRHSPSPRRVLAIGRLTYYKGHEILIRAAAALREAGVLIVGSGDLADALRGSIATLGLNGRVRLVGHQPGPVLDALLAGCDLLCLPSIERTEAFGLVQLEAMRFGKPVVVSDIPGSGTGWVVRQAGNGLTVPPGDPTALAAAIDRLGRDPEQARRLGQAGAQALETHFGIARIAERIAQLYAEVVDARPQSVSRKKT, encoded by the coding sequence ATGCGCGTCCTGCACATCGGCAAGTATTTCCCCCCATTCGCGGGCGGCATGGAGCATTTCCTCGCCGACCTGCTGCCGGCGCTCAAGGCGCAGGGGATCGAAGCCGCCGCGCTGGTGCATCACGAGCGATCCGGCCGTCACGGCTCACGCCCGATCGCGCCCGAGGATCCGCCGGTGTATCGCGCCCCGACCTATGGGCGACTGCTCTATGCGCCGATCAGTCCCGCCTTCCCGCGCCGGCTCGACCGGCTCATCGGCGAACTCGCGCCCGATCTGCTGCATCTGCACCTGCCCAACACCTCGGCCTTCTGGGCGCTCGCCCTGCCCTCGGCGCGCCGTCTGCCCTGGGTGGTGCACTGGCATTCGGACGTGGTCGCCTCGACGCTCGACCGGCGTCTGAGTCTGGCCTATGGACTCTATCGACCCTTCGAGCAGGCGTTGCTCGCCCGCGCCGAGCGGATCATCGCCACCTCGCCGGAGTATCTCGCGTCCAGTCCGGCACTGGCGCCCCGGCGTGAACGCTGTGTCGTCGTGCCTCTGGGTCTGGATGCCGCGCGTATCCCCGAACCCGACGCCGCGAGCCGTGCCCAAGCGGAGGCGTTGTGGCATAGCGTCGCCCCCTCAGATAGACACAGCCCTAGCCCCCGGCGTGTCCTCGCCATCGGGCGTCTGACCTATTACAAGGGACACGAGATCCTGATCCGGGCCGCCGCTGCATTGCGCGAAGCCGGCGTGCTCATCGTCGGCTCGGGCGATCTGGCCGATGCGCTGCGCGGATCGATCGCGACACTCGGGCTGAACGGGCGCGTCCGGCTCGTGGGTCATCAGCCCGGCCCAGTGCTCGACGCCCTGCTGGCCGGTTGCGACCTGTTGTGCCTGCCCTCGATCGAGCGGACCGAGGCGTTCGGACTGGTGCAGTTGGAGGCCATGCGCTTCGGCAAGCCGGTGGTGGTCAGCGATATCCCCGGCTCGGGGACCGGCTGGGTGGTGCGTCAGGCAGGCAACGGCTTGACGGTTCCGCCGGGCGATCCTACGGCGCTCGCTGCCGCTATCGATCGGCTGGGGCGCGATCCCGAGCAGGCCCGGCGACTCGGCCAGGCGGGCGCCCAGGCGCTGGAGACGCACTTCGGTATCGCGCGCATCGCCGAACGGATCGCGCAGCTCTATGCCGAGGTGGTCGACGCACGCCCCCAGAGCGTCAGCAGGAAGAAGACATAG
- a CDS encoding glycosyltransferase, whose protein sequence is MHLLILHLATVFGGAERTTGNLITHLDRRVVRRITLAAPAALRELVPPDYDDFLDTAAHLSRGWFTNARELHDDARIIGTLIARAEPDLVLGMMHYPSALAVFGTRLARLPIKTVGSFRGPVYEHMRRYEHGRRRHLFLRLAVGATARLADRMIVPSEGTARELSRHFLGPTRRTVVVPNGIDGAGVARLAAESAPGLETLPPDLPRLCTAARLSPEKDLGLLLAAFRRLQSIRPAALILVGDGPDRSALERRVADWGLADRVRFVGHRENVYPYIRQADLYVHTCQFEGFGYTMLEALACGTPVVATDCPYGPREVLGRDEYGLLTPMEDAEALAHAIGALLTDPERRHRLAERGRERAEQLSIERMARGYERVFTDLMERG, encoded by the coding sequence ATGCATTTGCTGATCCTGCATCTGGCCACGGTGTTCGGCGGCGCCGAGCGCACGACGGGCAACCTGATCACCCATCTCGATCGCCGCGTCGTGCGACGGATCACGCTCGCCGCCCCTGCGGCCTTGCGCGAGCTGGTCCCCCCCGACTACGACGACTTCCTCGACACCGCCGCGCATCTGTCGCGCGGCTGGTTCACGAACGCCCGTGAACTGCATGACGACGCGCGCATCATCGGCACCTTGATCGCGCGTGCCGAGCCGGATCTGGTGCTCGGGATGATGCACTACCCCTCGGCCCTCGCCGTGTTCGGGACGCGGCTGGCACGTCTGCCCATCAAGACGGTCGGCAGCTTTCGTGGGCCGGTGTACGAGCACATGCGCCGCTACGAGCATGGACGTCGGCGGCACCTGTTCCTGCGTCTGGCCGTCGGCGCCACGGCACGGCTGGCCGACCGCATGATCGTCCCCTCGGAGGGCACCGCGCGCGAACTGAGCCGACACTTTCTCGGCCCGACCCGACGCACAGTCGTCGTCCCGAACGGCATCGACGGCGCCGGCGTGGCCCGTCTCGCCGCCGAATCCGCGCCCGGACTGGAGACGCTGCCGCCCGACTTGCCCCGTCTGTGCACAGCCGCGCGTCTGTCGCCGGAGAAGGATCTCGGTCTGCTGCTCGCCGCCTTCCGACGCCTGCAATCGATCCGGCCGGCCGCCCTGATCCTGGTCGGCGACGGACCGGATCGCTCGGCGCTCGAACGCCGGGTCGCCGACTGGGGACTGGCCGATCGCGTCCGTTTCGTCGGCCATCGCGAGAACGTCTATCCCTATATCCGCCAGGCCGATCTCTATGTGCACACCTGTCAGTTCGAGGGTTTTGGCTATACCATGTTGGAGGCGCTGGCCTGCGGCACGCCCGTGGTGGCGACCGATTGCCCCTATGGCCCGCGCGAGGTGCTGGGGCGGGACGAATATGGTCTGCTGACCCCGATGGAGGACGCCGAGGCGCTCGCGCACGCCATCGGCGCCCTGCTGACCGATCCCGAGCGCCGACACCGTCTGGCCGAACGCGGACGCGAGCGCGCCGAACAACTCTCGATCGAACGCATGGCGCGCGGGTATGAGCGCGTCTTTACCGATCTCATGGAGCGCGGTTGA
- a CDS encoding sialidase family protein, producing the protein MAATSGWEYVLDASGQRWLAYYDRDRLLRLRDPKGQERLLVPDDRAQAPSGLALSATDKGTLALWRDKHPDKGLYLLDTDQLTPGATSIKPLEIGADTEPLARFVAQSDAKGLTHLLWYGEKAGQPTGSIHNLYYRNLDRSKQELSPIELVMAGIYPVMASDPQGNLVVFSWQGDVDGRRIVSRFRPASGEFAETVTVADDVSDVTPIFEAFRSGSRWFAIWLSQRGFDKRDFHLEGAHSDDNGKTWKRFDFEDLRGHDIAGLNIATDDEGHILLAVSGRNRSEHDRDKQDVYVIHSTDRGETWSKAVKPRTGDQELLSLFHARNPSVAFGRKPGQVLLVWEDWRDIRSGLYASLSNDYGATWTIADVPLPREPGVNLGLRYEPNAVYAADDGYRVIAERYTDDTLEGKQLVELKLDESSLKSLAESARAERERLAKTGEADLRKRVEGYWKAMQADDYNTTYTYLDPFFKAATPLNIYLSNMGKIKYSEAKIDAITIKGPIAEVVTTIRAHVPEFKAPMTGEVIKQPERVVPVKNRWLWIDGEWVSEFRIESQDIVFTRY; encoded by the coding sequence ATGGCGGCCACGAGCGGCTGGGAATACGTCCTGGACGCCTCGGGGCAACGCTGGCTCGCCTACTATGATCGAGATCGTCTGCTCAGGTTGCGCGATCCCAAAGGCCAGGAGCGTCTGCTGGTTCCGGACGATCGCGCTCAGGCACCCTCGGGGCTGGCGCTGTCCGCCACCGACAAGGGAACGCTCGCACTCTGGCGCGACAAGCATCCCGACAAGGGTCTCTATCTGCTCGATACCGACCAGTTGACCCCCGGCGCGACATCGATCAAGCCGCTGGAGATCGGCGCCGACACTGAGCCATTGGCGCGTTTCGTAGCCCAATCCGATGCCAAGGGTCTGACTCATCTGCTCTGGTACGGCGAGAAGGCCGGTCAACCGACCGGCAGCATCCACAATCTCTATTATCGGAACCTCGACCGCTCCAAGCAGGAGCTGTCGCCGATCGAACTGGTGATGGCCGGCATCTATCCGGTCATGGCCTCAGATCCGCAAGGCAATCTGGTCGTCTTCAGTTGGCAGGGTGATGTGGACGGACGGCGCATCGTCTCGCGCTTCCGCCCAGCGAGCGGTGAATTCGCCGAGACCGTGACGGTTGCGGACGATGTGTCCGACGTCACGCCGATCTTCGAGGCCTTCCGCTCCGGTTCGCGCTGGTTCGCGATCTGGCTGTCCCAGCGCGGCTTCGACAAGCGTGATTTCCACCTCGAAGGTGCGCACTCCGACGACAACGGCAAGACCTGGAAGCGCTTCGATTTCGAGGATCTGCGCGGGCACGACATCGCCGGCCTGAATATCGCGACCGATGACGAGGGTCATATCCTGCTCGCCGTCAGCGGGCGCAATCGTAGCGAGCACGATCGGGACAAGCAGGATGTCTATGTCATCCATTCGACCGACCGCGGCGAGACCTGGTCCAAGGCCGTCAAGCCGCGCACCGGCGACCAGGAACTCCTGTCCCTGTTCCATGCGCGCAACCCCTCGGTCGCCTTTGGCCGGAAGCCCGGACAGGTGCTGCTGGTCTGGGAGGACTGGCGCGACATCCGCTCCGGCCTCTATGCCAGCCTCTCCAACGACTATGGCGCGACCTGGACGATCGCCGACGTGCCGCTGCCGCGCGAGCCGGGCGTCAACCTGGGCCTGCGCTACGAGCCGAACGCGGTCTATGCCGCAGACGACGGCTATCGCGTGATCGCCGAGCGTTACACCGACGACACGCTCGAAGGCAAGCAGCTCGTCGAACTGAAACTCGACGAATCCAGCCTGAAGTCGCTCGCCGAGTCCGCGCGCGCCGAGCGTGAGCGTCTGGCCAAGACCGGCGAGGCGGACCTGCGCAAGCGGGTCGAGGGCTATTGGAAGGCGATGCAGGCCGATGACTACAACACGACCTACACCTATCTCGACCCCTTCTTCAAGGCCGCCACCCCGCTGAACATCTATCTGTCCAACATGGGCAAGATCAAGTACAGCGAGGCCAAGATCGACGCGATCACCATCAAGGGACCGATCGCCGAGGTCGTCACCACCATCCGCGCCCATGTGCCCGAGTTCAAGGCGCCCATGACCGGCGAGGTCATCAAGCAGCCCGAGCGCGTGGTCCCGGTCAAGAACCGCTGGCTGTGGATCGATGGCGAATGGGTGAGCGAGTTCCGGATCGAGTCGCAGGACATCGTCTTCACGCGCTACTGA
- a CDS encoding GNAT family N-acetyltransferase, which yields MDRYQLRAAESDDESRLRELFATVFGEQRTSEQWRWKYGAGCALAKSAGYRCADSVVALDETGRLVAHAGALTLPGRREGAPIPIVQVCDVMVHPEHRGGLGRRNLFTLMLRDLLSRIAERLPTAFRYGFPGRRPYLIGERSGVYERLEIALESRLTGPRGWNNLWRAAPLDWQDARLDALWERLSGQCRLGLVRDRAYLRWRYADNPSHRYRLYGLSRLGRLAGWGVCSQDGSEPSLVDLWLPSAAVGAALRALVARLESDLGRAGIRAWLPGGYRTALGVSGTETPVVVANMRWESAISAEIARDLLYYTMGDVDIF from the coding sequence ATGGATCGATATCAACTACGCGCTGCCGAGTCCGACGACGAGTCCAGGCTGCGCGAGCTCTTCGCGACCGTTTTCGGTGAGCAACGGACATCCGAGCAATGGCGCTGGAAGTATGGCGCCGGTTGCGCGCTCGCCAAGAGTGCCGGATACCGATGCGCCGACTCGGTCGTCGCGCTCGACGAGACCGGAAGGCTGGTCGCCCACGCCGGCGCTCTGACCCTGCCCGGCCGGCGTGAAGGCGCACCGATTCCGATCGTCCAGGTCTGCGACGTGATGGTGCATCCCGAGCATCGGGGCGGGCTGGGTCGCCGCAACCTCTTCACGCTCATGCTGCGCGATCTGCTCTCGCGTATCGCCGAGCGGTTGCCGACGGCGTTTCGCTACGGTTTTCCGGGCCGGCGTCCCTATCTCATCGGCGAGCGTTCAGGCGTCTATGAGCGTCTGGAGATCGCCCTGGAGTCGCGTCTCACGGGGCCGCGCGGCTGGAACAACCTCTGGCGCGCCGCGCCGCTGGACTGGCAGGATGCGCGTCTCGATGCGCTCTGGGAGCGTCTGAGCGGTCAGTGTCGTCTGGGGCTGGTGCGCGATCGTGCCTATCTGCGCTGGCGTTATGCCGACAACCCCAGTCATCGCTATCGTCTCTATGGTCTGAGCCGGTTGGGGCGGCTGGCGGGTTGGGGCGTCTGCTCGCAGGACGGTTCCGAGCCGAGTCTGGTCGACCTCTGGCTGCCGTCGGCGGCTGTGGGGGCCGCCTTGCGTGCGCTGGTGGCGCGTCTGGAGTCGGATCTGGGGCGGGCCGGCATTCGCGCTTGGCTGCCGGGCGGCTATCGGACGGCTCTGGGCGTCTCCGGCACCGAAACCCCGGTCGTAGTGGCCAATATGCGTTGGGAGTCGGCGATCTCGGCTGAGATTGCGCGCGATCTTTTGTATTATACGATGGGCGATGTGGATATCTTCTGA